The Musa acuminata AAA Group cultivar baxijiao chromosome BXJ1-8, Cavendish_Baxijiao_AAA, whole genome shotgun sequence genomic sequence cctcccttatgggctgaagggggaggttgttgggctgatggcccatattcagcccatgtgggctttatcagcccacagcccacaccccctcttaacctaaccctaattaagattagggaggtatggtggctgcgttttagaggcagattaaagctataaaaaggcagcaacgaggcagatcttggcagccatgagattccaaagagaagaaggagaacaaggcagaaaaggaagagaaagaaagggaagaagacaaggataacgcagagagactgttctcaatcatctagcagtgttctcatctcaggttagatcaaatctacagtaggctcttgctgtgattacttgggaggttttagatattgtgggcagtgacgtgatccttgtatcccagttattctcttgtggttgttgctagggttttgggcaagagattgagatttgtacattcattattctcatagtggattatctctagtttgccccgtggtttttacccttcacattgaaggggttttccacgtatatcttggtgttctgtttgattgtgtttccattttatatccccatcaactcgaGCATAAGATCCGTGCCCATTACCACAGGTCCCCAGTCTTCCCTCTTGTGCCGGCGATGCTAACTCGGATATATCAGACTGAACGAGTCTTGTTTACAGGTACCTTGATTTCAATGGAAATACGTTGGCGTGGTTGATGGCGGTGGATGTGTCGTTCTTGCTTGAATTCCTGCAAGTTTATGCTatccaagaagaagaaggaaaaggtaAGGTGCTCACAAGGTTGTCTTCTCGGATGTCCCACTTGGTGGATTACACGGGGAGGAAGTCGGCGCACAACGTGATATTGAGAGATATAATGATGCTGGAGAACCAAATCCCACTCTTCCTGCTGCGCAAGATCCTGGAGCTGCAATGCTCCTCGATAGAAGTCGCTGACGGCACGCTGACCAAGATGCTCACCGGCTTGCTCAAGGAGATCTCCCCTTTCAAGCTGATGGAGAACTTCCCCTGCATCGACGTCGCGCAGCACGCCCACTTGTTGGAGCTACTCTACAATGTCGTCGTCCCTAAAGCcgacgacgacggcgacgacAACGAGATCGAGGAGCAGAACGACGAGGCAGCGGCGAAGGAGCAGACGTACGGGAATTCCGGCTACGTCAGGCAGCTTCTCGATGCGGTCTCGAAGATCGGATCGAGTCTCAACGGAGCTCCAATCCGCTTCATCAAGAGCGTCATCGTGTCGAGGCTCGTCAAGTTCGTGGTGCAGGTTCCTAGGAAGATCCTCACCAGCCTCCCGGGCTTCTCAATCGCGAAACAGCCGGACGAGTACTTCTTCTCCTTCCAGGGAGAAGAAAGCTCCCGGGCCCAAGAGCCAAGTTCCACCAACAGCATACACAAACCACCACCGGTGGAAGAGATCATGATTCCTTCGGTGACAGAGCTGATCGACGCCGGCGTAAAGTTCTTGCCGACTCATGGCGACCTGACAACGATCGCGTTCGATGTGAAGACAGTGACGTTCTACCTCCCCACCGTCAGCTTGGACGTGAACACCGAAGTCATTCTGAGGAACCTGGTGGCGTACGAAGCTTCTGCTGCAACGGGGCCGCTGGTGTTCACCAGGTACACCGAGCTGATGAACGGCATCATCGACACCGACGAAGACGTGAAGCTGCTGAGGGAAAGAGGGGTGGTGCTGAACCGGATGAAGAGCGATGGACaagtggcgaagctttggaacgGGATGAGCAGATCGGTGAGGCTGACGAGGGTGGCGTTCTTGGACAAAGTTATTGAGGACGTGAACAAGTACCACAATAGCAGGTGGAGGGTGAAGTTGTGGAGGTTCATGAAGAAGTATGTGTTCAGTTCATGGCAGGTTCTGACCTTTGTGGCTGCCATGCTGCTGCTGATTCTCACAGGTCTGCAAGCATTTTGCTCGGTGTATACTTGTTCTCGCTGGTTTGGCGACGTGAATGTGCAGAAACAATAAGTACTCATCCAGTTCAGGTATCACCAAAGACGAAGTTTGATGATGAAAAGATCGTGGATCGTATTAGGATTGCGTGTCCCTTACCACTAAATTTATGTAATTTGGATTGTTGGCCATTAGGTTTGTACTTGTGTCATGTTGGTGGTACTGAAGGAAAGATTTTAGATTCTTGGAGGAGAAGAAAATGATTACTGTTGATGTACTTGATGTTGTGGCCTTGTGTGACAGTTCAATTTATTTGCATGATAATGTAGTTTGGAGATCACTTGGGAGTGCGCCTTTCGTATGATAATGAGCATCCTGTTGCCAAACATGAGTGGTTGAATATTCTCACATGGCTGTAACCAGTAAGTACTCTGTTATTATCATCCATAAGTGATATCTCACGGCCTCAAAGTTGTTGAATATTCTTCGTTAATGCTTTCAACAGTTAGCCGCTCGAAACATCAGTGCAATATTAAAATGTTTATGACACTATAAGCAGAAGTGATTGAATAGTGCAAAATGTAAAATTAGGAATATATTACGTAAgaaatgatttttatttattaaggtGACGAACGGAGACATTTTTCTCAAGGAATCAGGTCAACtatttaaatatatgatgaaGATATTTTTCTCAATCATGCACTTAAATCATGTAATCAGATCAATTATTTAAATCTATGATTAATTctcaaatcatagattgattgagGATATAAGGAATATAAGGATGTTATTTCATGTGTGTCTCTATTATGATCTTCTTTCATGCCTCTACAAGATTTAGCTTCGGTTAAGGATGTCAATCTTGAtcgatatacttgaaatgttttatgAGCGATAAGTTTTATGAGGGAA encodes the following:
- the LOC135589063 gene encoding putative UPF0481 protein At3g02645; the encoded protein is MSMASTQSTASKDTHHYPHFDELRWVIQIRHTLEEEHDDDVGIPVSVFNVPRCLQVTKPEAYVPQLIAVGPYHHWHPELYEMERYKLAAARRTQKQFHTIKLQHLIEQFTKLEHKIRAHYHRYLDFNGNTLAWLMAVDVSFLLEFLQVYAIQEEEGKGKVLTRLSSRMSHLVDYTGRKSAHNVILRDIMMLENQIPLFLLRKILELQCSSIEVADGTLTKMLTGLLKEISPFKLMENFPCIDVAQHAHLLELLYNVVVPKADDDGDDNEIEEQNDEAAAKEQTYGNSGYVRQLLDAVSKIGSSLNGAPIRFIKSVIVSRLVKFVVQVPRKILTSLPGFSIAKQPDEYFFSFQGEESSRAQEPSSTNSIHKPPPVEEIMIPSVTELIDAGVKFLPTHGDLTTIAFDVKTVTFYLPTVSLDVNTEVILRNLVAYEASAATGPLVFTRYTELMNGIIDTDEDVKLLRERGVVLNRMKSDGQVAKLWNGMSRSVRLTRVAFLDKVIEDVNKYHNSRWRVKLWRFMKKYVFSSWQVLTFVAAMLLLILTGLQAFCSVYTCSRWFGDVNVQKQ